The proteins below are encoded in one region of Bremerella sp. P1:
- a CDS encoding cytochrome c oxidase assembly protein, protein MMSFLTNPSLWNLTSPVWLVVVPLVIAVIAWRKKLAGANWWWLAMAMVVLVLAFISPVGVLAGGYLFSAHMVQHLLLLLIVPLGLMLFLPREMMESLLARPGLTKLNSLLSIPVVGWIAGLGAMWLWHVPSLCSAATQSDALSFVRSATFLAAGLAFWWPIYSPVARFRLDPLLAVIYLFSACAGCTLLGIYITFTPVSVCPAFANPVDRVGILTSLYQAGFTPMVDQQLGGLLMWVPPCSLYVCAILSVLSRWYAMEDHASNENLSEASL, encoded by the coding sequence ATGATGTCCTTCCTGACGAACCCATCGCTTTGGAATCTCACCTCACCGGTGTGGCTGGTCGTGGTGCCGCTGGTGATCGCGGTCATCGCGTGGCGAAAGAAGCTGGCCGGAGCCAACTGGTGGTGGCTGGCTATGGCGATGGTGGTGTTGGTACTGGCATTTATCTCCCCGGTTGGCGTGCTGGCCGGAGGCTATCTGTTCAGCGCGCACATGGTGCAGCACCTTTTGTTGCTACTGATCGTACCCCTGGGACTGATGCTGTTTCTACCGCGTGAAATGATGGAGTCGCTGCTGGCTCGTCCAGGCCTGACGAAGTTGAATTCACTGCTCTCCATACCAGTGGTCGGCTGGATTGCCGGCCTGGGGGCAATGTGGCTGTGGCATGTTCCCTCGCTATGTAGTGCGGCAACGCAAAGCGACGCACTTAGCTTCGTCCGCAGTGCCACCTTCCTGGCGGCCGGCTTGGCGTTTTGGTGGCCCATCTATTCGCCGGTAGCCCGCTTCCGCCTGGATCCGCTGTTGGCAGTCATTTATTTGTTTTCGGCCTGTGCCGGATGCACCCTGCTGGGGATCTATATCACGTTTACGCCGGTATCCGTTTGTCCCGCGTTTGCCAACCCGGTCGATCGAGTCGGCATCCTCACGTCGCTGTATCAGGCAGGCTTCACGCCGATGGTCGATCAACAACTGGGCGGGCTATTGATGTGGGTACCGCCGTGCTCGCTGTATGTCTGTGCGATCCTCAGCGTGCTAAGCCGTTGGTATGCGATGGAAGACCACGCTTCGAACGAGAACCTATCGGAGGCTTCCCTGTGA
- the ctaD gene encoding cytochrome c oxidase subunit I, whose amino-acid sequence MPLVETKETEVQQPTALGPLLAWVSSVDHKQIGIMYICTATIFLAIGGLEALLIRFQLLVPKNDFLSPDFFNQMFTMHGTTMVFLVGMPVLVGFANYFVPLMIGARDVAFPRLNAMSFWLLPMGGILLYFSFFTGAAPSAGWFSYAPLSTRPYNLMVAQDYWIIGLLCLGVGSVAAAINIVVSVLTLRAPGMSLQRVPLFVWMSLMTAILTVLALPALNAALAMLLIDRFLGAAFFQPERGGSAVLWQHFFWVFGHPEVYILILPAFGMISEVIPTFSRKPIYGYAFVAGSSAVIVLLSYGVWAHHMFAVGLGMGADIFFAIGTLLIALPTGVKIFNWTATMWGGAIHLTVAMQFAVAFLLEFVIGGLTGVMFAAVPIDWQLTDTYFVVGHFHYVLIGGTVFGLFSATYYWFPKMTGRMLSERLGRWQLWLWIFGLNATFMSQHFLGVMGMPRRVYTYDDNPGWMILNMVATAGAVAMATGTLVLLWNIAISLRSGQPAGNNPWNGFTLEWATTSPPPAENFETIPEVKSRRPVWDMDQPEHADWKSEKTPSDNGRRPDKAMVCAWAFIASEAVFFLLLLVSYVVFNSQEVEGPNSSTALDATRTGAFTVCLLLSSVTFWFAERALKAGKAQHFRGWLGLTIGLGAVFMLGQAWEYTGLIQSGITVDLNLFAATFFTVTGFHGLHVTAGLVALSILLALAMNDSFSSKRSKVFGAVGVYWHFVDVVWIVVFLIVYMGYLQ is encoded by the coding sequence ATGCCACTGGTCGAAACGAAGGAGACAGAAGTCCAGCAGCCGACGGCGCTGGGCCCGCTGTTGGCTTGGGTTAGCTCGGTCGACCACAAGCAGATCGGCATCATGTACATCTGCACGGCGACTATCTTTCTGGCGATCGGCGGGCTGGAAGCCTTGCTGATTCGGTTCCAGCTGCTGGTCCCCAAGAACGATTTCCTCTCGCCGGACTTCTTCAACCAGATGTTCACCATGCATGGGACCACGATGGTCTTTCTGGTGGGCATGCCGGTACTGGTTGGCTTCGCGAACTACTTCGTTCCGCTGATGATCGGGGCCCGCGATGTCGCCTTTCCGCGGCTCAATGCGATGAGCTTCTGGCTGCTGCCAATGGGTGGCATTCTCCTTTACTTCAGCTTCTTCACCGGTGCGGCTCCCAGCGCTGGCTGGTTTAGCTATGCGCCTCTCTCGACGCGGCCCTATAACTTGATGGTTGCGCAGGACTACTGGATCATTGGGCTGCTTTGCCTGGGCGTGGGAAGCGTCGCGGCGGCGATTAATATCGTCGTCTCCGTCCTGACCCTTCGTGCACCTGGCATGAGTTTACAGCGGGTTCCGCTATTCGTTTGGATGAGCCTGATGACGGCGATTCTGACCGTATTGGCCTTACCGGCCCTGAATGCCGCGCTGGCCATGCTGCTGATCGATCGCTTCTTGGGAGCGGCCTTCTTTCAGCCGGAACGGGGTGGTTCGGCCGTGTTGTGGCAACACTTCTTCTGGGTGTTTGGCCATCCCGAGGTCTACATTCTCATTCTGCCGGCGTTCGGGATGATCTCAGAGGTGATCCCGACGTTCTCGCGGAAGCCGATCTACGGCTACGCGTTCGTGGCTGGCTCGAGTGCTGTAATCGTACTGTTGAGCTACGGCGTATGGGCCCATCACATGTTTGCCGTGGGGCTGGGCATGGGGGCCGACATCTTCTTCGCGATCGGAACCCTCCTGATCGCCCTGCCAACCGGCGTGAAGATCTTCAACTGGACCGCCACGATGTGGGGTGGAGCCATTCATTTGACCGTCGCCATGCAGTTCGCCGTCGCTTTCCTCTTGGAGTTCGTGATTGGGGGACTGACGGGTGTGATGTTTGCCGCCGTGCCGATCGATTGGCAGTTGACCGATACTTACTTCGTAGTCGGGCACTTTCACTACGTGCTGATTGGTGGAACCGTATTTGGGCTGTTCTCGGCGACCTACTACTGGTTCCCGAAAATGACTGGGCGGATGCTCAGCGAACGCCTGGGCCGCTGGCAACTGTGGCTGTGGATATTCGGTCTCAACGCGACCTTCATGTCACAGCATTTTCTGGGCGTGATGGGCATGCCGCGGCGCGTCTACACTTACGACGACAATCCAGGCTGGATGATCCTGAACATGGTTGCCACCGCCGGAGCCGTTGCCATGGCAACCGGCACGCTCGTGCTGCTATGGAACATCGCGATCAGCCTGCGAAGTGGCCAGCCTGCCGGCAACAACCCGTGGAACGGCTTCACGCTGGAATGGGCCACTACTTCACCACCGCCGGCAGAGAACTTCGAGACGATCCCCGAGGTCAAGAGCCGTCGTCCGGTCTGGGATATGGATCAGCCGGAGCACGCCGATTGGAAGTCGGAAAAAACACCAAGCGACAACGGCCGTAGGCCCGATAAAGCGATGGTATGTGCCTGGGCGTTTATCGCGTCGGAGGCGGTCTTCTTCCTTTTGTTGTTGGTGTCGTACGTTGTTTTCAACTCGCAGGAAGTGGAAGGGCCGAATTCATCCACAGCGCTCGACGCGACCCGCACCGGAGCGTTTACCGTTTGTTTGCTGCTAAGCAGTGTGACGTTCTGGTTTGCCGAGCGCGCCTTGAAAGCAGGCAAGGCGCAGCACTTCCGCGGCTGGCTGGGTTTGACGATCGGCCTGGGCGCCGTCTTCATGTTGGGTCAGGCCTGGGAGTACACCGGACTGATTCAAAGTGGCATCACGGTCGACTTGAATCTCTTCGCGGCGACGTTCTTCACGGTGACCGGATTTCATGGTCTGCACGTGACGGCAGGCCTCGTCGCGCTGTCGATCCTGTTGGCCCTGGCCATGAATGATTCCTTCTCCAGCAAGCGGAGCAAGGTGTTTGGAGCAGTCGGTGTTTACTGGCACTTTGTCGACGTCGTTTGGATTGTCGTCTTCCTGATTGTGTACATGGGGTATCTGCAATGA
- the coxB gene encoding cytochrome c oxidase subunit II: MESTFPVFDPASPQAESIRDLFVQVLIISAGIFAIVSGLICFALYRFRVTEKLPAQDFGSHKREIAWMAGPVIIVIWIAVISIKLILTINALPPQYAKGATGDDGIDIIVTGHQWWWEVEYTASGIVSANEIHIPTGKKLRVALRSEDVIHCFWVAQLTRKMDAIPGHENFVWLEADKPGTYQGRCAEYCGTQHAWMNFLVIAHDPDDFNAWQQREKQTAAAPDEKLASDGAALFMKLTCSQCHAVSGTEATKDFAPDLTHLASRARLGAGVIKNTPENLRTWLANPQAVKPGCKMPNFKLKDEQLDQLVAYLETLR, translated from the coding sequence ATGGAGTCGACATTTCCCGTATTCGATCCGGCATCACCTCAGGCGGAATCAATACGCGATCTCTTTGTCCAGGTGCTGATCATCAGTGCCGGCATCTTCGCCATCGTCTCGGGGTTGATCTGCTTCGCCCTGTATCGCTTTCGCGTTACCGAAAAACTTCCCGCCCAGGATTTCGGCAGTCATAAGCGAGAAATCGCCTGGATGGCAGGTCCGGTGATCATTGTCATCTGGATCGCAGTGATCAGCATCAAGCTCATCCTCACGATCAACGCCCTGCCACCACAGTATGCCAAGGGGGCGACCGGCGACGACGGCATCGACATTATCGTCACCGGGCACCAGTGGTGGTGGGAAGTCGAATACACGGCGTCTGGCATCGTCTCGGCGAACGAGATTCACATTCCGACCGGAAAGAAATTGCGAGTTGCGCTGCGTTCGGAAGATGTCATTCACTGTTTCTGGGTTGCCCAGCTGACGCGCAAGATGGACGCAATCCCCGGGCACGAGAACTTCGTCTGGCTGGAAGCCGACAAGCCAGGTACGTACCAGGGGCGGTGCGCTGAGTACTGCGGCACGCAGCATGCCTGGATGAACTTCCTGGTGATCGCGCACGACCCCGACGACTTCAATGCCTGGCAGCAGCGAGAGAAGCAGACGGCCGCTGCACCCGACGAGAAGCTGGCCTCGGATGGAGCAGCCCTGTTCATGAAGCTGACCTGTTCGCAGTGTCATGCGGTCTCAGGAACCGAAGCGACGAAAGACTTCGCTCCCGACCTGACCCACTTGGCCAGCCGCGCTCGGCTGGGCGCGGGCGTGATTAAGAACACACCGGAGAATCTCCGTACCTGGCTGGCCAATCCGCAGGCTGTGAAGCCTGGCTGCAAGATGCCCAACTTTAAACTTAAAGACGAGCAACTCGATCAATTGGTCGCCTACCTGGAGACCCTCCGTTGA